A genomic region of Chlorobaculum parvum NCIB 8327 contains the following coding sequences:
- a CDS encoding ferredoxin:protochlorophyllide reductase (ATP-dependent) subunit B produces MRLAFWLYEGTALHGVSRVTNSMKGVHTVYHAPQGDDYITATYTMLERTPEFPKLSISVVRGQDLARGTSRLPGTVEQVAKHYNPELIVVAPSCSTALLQEDLGQMARASGIDENKIMVYAVNPFRVAETEAAEGLFTELVKRFAAEQPKTEKPSVNLLGFTSLGFHLRSNLTSLRRMLKTLGIEVNVVAPWGAGIDDLKKLPAAWVNIAPFRELGCQAAGYLKENFGMPSITEAPLGVNATLRWLRAIIAEVNKIGAEKGMAPIEMPEMRDFSLDGQSAPSGVPWFARTADMESFSNKRAFVFGDATQVVGVTKFLKDELGMKIIGAGTYLPKQADWVREQLEGYLPGELMVTDKFQEVSAFIEEEMPELVCGTQMERHSCRKLDVPCMVISTPTHIENHLLGYYPFFGFDGADVMADRVYTSAKLGLEKHLIDFFGDAGLEYEEEEPEVFTEPAMSGNGTVTSSAEAPAEAAVATATATGELSWTAEAEKMLGKVPFFVRKKVRKNTDNYAREIGEQVITADVFRKAKEHLGG; encoded by the coding sequence ATGCGTTTAGCTTTCTGGCTCTATGAAGGGACCGCGCTGCACGGCGTAAGCCGGGTGACCAACAGCATGAAAGGGGTCCATACCGTTTATCATGCCCCGCAGGGTGACGACTACATCACGGCGACCTACACCATGCTCGAAAGGACGCCCGAGTTCCCGAAGCTTTCCATCAGCGTTGTGCGCGGCCAGGATCTGGCTCGTGGCACCTCGCGACTGCCCGGCACGGTCGAGCAGGTCGCAAAGCACTACAATCCCGAACTGATCGTGGTGGCTCCGAGTTGCAGCACGGCGCTGCTTCAGGAGGATTTGGGCCAGATGGCGCGCGCGTCCGGGATTGACGAAAACAAGATCATGGTCTATGCGGTCAACCCGTTCCGCGTGGCCGAAACCGAGGCCGCCGAAGGACTCTTCACCGAACTCGTGAAGCGCTTCGCCGCCGAACAGCCGAAAACTGAAAAGCCTTCGGTGAACCTGCTCGGCTTCACCTCCCTCGGCTTCCACCTTCGCTCCAACCTCACCAGCCTTCGCCGGATGCTCAAGACGCTCGGCATCGAGGTGAACGTGGTGGCTCCGTGGGGCGCAGGCATCGACGATCTGAAGAAGCTGCCCGCTGCATGGGTCAACATCGCGCCGTTCCGTGAGCTTGGCTGCCAGGCTGCCGGATACCTCAAGGAGAATTTTGGTATGCCCTCGATCACCGAAGCACCGCTGGGCGTCAACGCAACGCTGCGCTGGCTCAGGGCGATTATTGCCGAGGTGAACAAAATCGGCGCTGAAAAAGGAATGGCTCCGATCGAGATGCCGGAGATGCGGGACTTTTCGCTCGACGGCCAGAGCGCTCCGAGCGGCGTGCCGTGGTTCGCGCGGACGGCGGACATGGAGAGCTTCAGCAACAAGCGCGCGTTCGTGTTTGGCGACGCCACGCAGGTTGTCGGCGTGACGAAGTTCCTCAAGGACGAACTCGGCATGAAGATCATCGGCGCGGGCACCTACCTGCCGAAGCAGGCGGACTGGGTGCGCGAGCAGCTCGAAGGCTACCTGCCGGGCGAGCTGATGGTGACCGACAAATTCCAGGAGGTTTCGGCTTTCATCGAGGAGGAGATGCCGGAGCTGGTCTGCGGTACCCAGATGGAGCGGCACAGTTGCCGCAAGCTCGACGTGCCCTGCATGGTCATTTCGACGCCGACCCATATCGAGAACCACCTGCTCGGCTACTACCCCTTCTTCGGTTTCGACGGCGCGGATGTGATGGCCGACAGGGTTTACACCTCGGCCAAGCTTGGTCTGGAGAAGCACCTGATCGACTTCTTCGGCGATGCCGGTCTCGAATACGAGGAGGAGGAGCCGGAAGTGTTCACCGAACCGGCGATGTCCGGCAATGGCACTGTGACTTCGTCCGCGGAGGCTCCGGCGGAAGCCGCGGTCGCGACCGCAACGGCAACCGGCGAACTGAGCTGGACTGCCGAGGCCGAGAAGATGCTCGGCAAGGTTCCGTTCTTCGTGCGCAAGAAGGTTCGCAAGAACACCGATAACTATGCCCGCGAAATCGGGGAACAGGTTATCACGGCGGATGTATTCCGGAAGGCGAAGGAGCATCTCGGCGGGTAA
- a CDS encoding glutamate synthase-related protein has protein sequence MSHSASPKQVKVATWSELKGRKPHYALVGEVDLVVIRYGDEVSVLYGRCLHRGALMADGFVQGDNLICGVHHWDYRLDTGVSEYNNEEALPRFRAWIDREADAVLVDENEVAEWARLHPQPFDREAYQGLYADIHGAPEEPHNSHIHQLAEIDPASFSPQGAVSAMGVPGDQLPKWDDIQILTAQLAVQPLDDNAHVGTEVVIGPRAKRPLRLEIPLLVTDMSYGALSREVKIALARGAELAGTGICSGEGGMLEAERAENSRYFYELAPAEFGFDIEQVKRCQAFHFKAGQAAKTGVGGLLPADKVTEEIARVRGLEPHRDAHAPSHFRNLRTPEEFAERAERIREATGGIPVGFKLSAQHIEADLDFAIEACADYVILDGRGGGTGASPNLLKNNISVPTIPALARARRHLDNSAANHISLVITGGLRTESDFIKALALGADAVALGNAAIQAAGCLGMRACHNNHCPVGVATQNPELRQRLQIDHAAQRVYRFLRNSVAMMQVMARACGHNHLNRFTVSDLVSWKQEMTALAGIRYGGIGGG, from the coding sequence ATGAGTCACAGCGCATCCCCGAAGCAGGTCAAGGTCGCTACATGGAGCGAACTCAAAGGCAGAAAACCACACTATGCTCTGGTCGGCGAGGTTGACCTCGTCGTAATCCGTTACGGCGATGAGGTCTCGGTGCTTTACGGGCGCTGCCTGCACCGCGGCGCGCTCATGGCCGATGGTTTTGTACAAGGCGACAACCTCATCTGCGGCGTGCACCACTGGGACTATCGCCTTGATACCGGCGTGAGCGAGTACAACAACGAGGAGGCGTTGCCCCGGTTCCGGGCATGGATCGACCGGGAAGCCGACGCGGTGCTGGTTGATGAAAACGAGGTGGCGGAGTGGGCGCGTCTTCATCCGCAGCCCTTTGATCGCGAGGCGTATCAGGGCCTCTACGCCGACATCCACGGCGCCCCGGAAGAGCCTCACAACAGTCACATTCATCAGCTTGCCGAAATCGATCCTGCCAGCTTTTCGCCGCAGGGCGCGGTTTCGGCGATGGGCGTGCCGGGCGACCAGCTGCCGAAATGGGACGACATCCAGATTCTGACCGCCCAGCTCGCCGTCCAGCCGCTCGACGACAATGCTCATGTGGGAACCGAAGTGGTCATCGGGCCTCGCGCCAAGAGGCCTCTCCGCCTCGAAATTCCCCTGCTGGTGACCGATATGAGCTACGGGGCGCTCAGTCGTGAGGTCAAGATCGCACTGGCACGAGGGGCCGAACTGGCCGGAACCGGCATCTGCTCCGGCGAAGGCGGGATGCTCGAAGCGGAGCGGGCCGAGAACTCCCGCTACTTCTACGAGCTTGCGCCTGCGGAGTTTGGCTTCGACATCGAGCAGGTCAAGCGCTGCCAGGCGTTCCATTTCAAGGCCGGGCAGGCCGCCAAAACCGGCGTGGGCGGATTGCTGCCCGCCGACAAAGTCACCGAAGAGATTGCCCGCGTTCGCGGCCTCGAACCGCATCGCGATGCCCATGCCCCGTCGCACTTCCGCAATCTGCGCACGCCGGAAGAGTTCGCAGAACGGGCCGAACGCATCCGGGAGGCGACTGGCGGCATTCCAGTCGGCTTCAAGCTCTCGGCGCAGCACATCGAGGCCGACCTCGACTTCGCCATCGAAGCGTGTGCGGACTACGTCATCCTCGACGGACGTGGCGGCGGAACCGGCGCGTCGCCGAACCTGCTGAAAAACAATATCTCCGTGCCGACCATTCCGGCTCTTGCGCGGGCGCGGCGGCATCTCGACAACAGCGCCGCCAACCATATCAGCCTCGTCATCACCGGCGGTTTGCGCACCGAGTCCGACTTCATCAAGGCGCTCGCCCTCGGAGCGGATGCCGTCGCTCTCGGCAACGCGGCGATTCAGGCCGCGGGATGCCTCGGAATGCGCGCCTGCCACAACAACCACTGCCCCGTCGGCGTCGCGACGCAAAACCCCGAACTTCGCCAGCGCCTCCAGATCGACCACGCCGCACAACGGGTTTACCGCTTCCTGCGCAACTCGGTCGCCATGATGCAGGTCATGGCAAGAGCCTGCGGCCACAATCACCTCAATCGCTTCACCGTCTCCGATCTGGTAAGCTGGAAGCAGGAGATGACCGCGCTGGCCGGAATCCGCTATGGCGGCATTGGCGGAGGCTGA
- the bchN gene encoding ferredoxin:protochlorophyllide reductase (ATP-dependent) subunit N — protein sequence MMPVSSDCQILKEDNVTHSFCGLACVGWLYQKIKDSFFLILGTHTCAHFLQNALGMMIFAKPRFGVALIEEADLSRAEPQLEAVIEEIKRDHNPSVIFLLSSCTPEVMKVDFKGLAHHLSTDKTPVLFVPASGLVFNFTQAEDSVLQALVPFCPEAPAGEKKVVFVGSVNDITADDLRTEAEQLGIPVAGFLPESRFDKLPAIGPDTVLAPIQPYLSRVCSRLSRERGAKVLTSLFPFGPDGTKTFWEDLAAMFDIKVDLSDRAEAAWEKIKPQTDLLKGKKIFLTADTMMELPLARFLKNAGAEVVECSSAYINKKFHARELEALEGVKVVEQPNFHRQLEEIKATRPDMIVTSLMTANPFVGNGFVVKWSMEFTLMSIHSWSGVFTLANLFVSPLLRRESLPEFDESVWLEGVMPSAQ from the coding sequence ATGATGCCGGTTTCAAGCGATTGCCAGATTCTCAAAGAGGATAACGTTACCCACAGTTTCTGCGGACTGGCCTGCGTCGGCTGGCTCTACCAGAAGATCAAGGACAGCTTTTTCCTTATTCTCGGTACCCATACCTGCGCGCACTTTCTCCAGAATGCCCTCGGCATGATGATCTTCGCCAAGCCGCGATTCGGCGTGGCGCTCATCGAGGAGGCTGATCTTTCCCGAGCCGAGCCTCAGCTCGAAGCGGTGATCGAGGAGATCAAGCGCGACCACAACCCGTCGGTGATCTTCCTGCTTTCGTCCTGCACTCCGGAGGTGATGAAGGTGGACTTCAAAGGCCTGGCCCACCATCTCAGCACCGACAAGACTCCGGTGCTTTTCGTGCCTGCCAGCGGCCTCGTCTTCAACTTCACGCAGGCCGAGGACTCGGTGCTTCAGGCGCTGGTGCCCTTCTGCCCCGAAGCTCCCGCCGGTGAGAAGAAGGTGGTGTTCGTCGGCTCGGTCAACGACATCACGGCGGATGACTTGCGCACCGAAGCCGAACAGCTCGGCATTCCGGTGGCGGGCTTCCTGCCCGAGAGCCGCTTCGACAAGCTTCCGGCCATCGGCCCCGACACGGTGCTCGCACCGATCCAGCCCTACCTGTCGCGCGTCTGCTCCCGCCTGAGCCGTGAGCGCGGCGCGAAAGTGCTCACCTCGCTCTTCCCGTTCGGCCCCGACGGCACCAAGACTTTCTGGGAAGACCTCGCGGCGATGTTCGACATCAAGGTCGATCTCTCCGACCGCGCCGAAGCAGCGTGGGAGAAGATCAAGCCGCAGACCGATCTGCTGAAGGGCAAGAAGATTTTCCTCACCGCCGACACCATGATGGAGCTGCCGCTGGCCCGCTTCCTCAAGAACGCCGGCGCGGAGGTTGTCGAGTGCAGCAGCGCCTACATCAACAAGAAATTCCACGCTCGCGAACTCGAAGCGCTCGAAGGCGTCAAGGTGGTCGAGCAGCCCAACTTCCATCGCCAGCTCGAAGAGATCAAGGCGACGAGGCCAGACATGATTGTCACCTCGCTCATGACGGCCAACCCGTTCGTCGGCAATGGCTTCGTCGTGAAGTGGAGCATGGAGTTCACGCTCATGTCGATCCACAGCTGGTCGGGCGTGTTCACCTTGGCGAACCTGTTCGTCTCTCCGCTCCTGCGCCGCGAGAGCCTGCCTGAGTTCGACGAATCGGTGTGGCTCGAAGGGGTGATGCCCAGCGCTCAGTAA
- a CDS encoding adenylosuccinate synthase, with product MEERTFSRPAASATVLVGTQFGDEGKGKLVDYLSDQYDIVVRYQGGANAGHTICFDGKTVVLHLIPSGIFNKDCICVIGNGVVIDPNALMEEIQKVEELGYDVKGRLFISHNAHLIMPYHKRLDSLSESCLSGDQKIGTTGRGIGPSYEDKFARHGIRVVDLLNPKVLEEKLRDNIEAKNKLICKVYEKEEIDVDAIIGEYEAFDKVIDPYVTNTQLYLNRQIKAGKTVLLEGAQGCLLDVDHGTYPFVTSSNPTSGGACTGSGVAPNHIGKVIGVCKAYMTRVGNGDFPTELEDETGEKLGEIGHEFGATTGRKRRCGWLDLVALRYSLTISGVTELALTKLDVLDTFEEIKVCTSYMLDGKEIFDFPTEHQTLCRVQPVYKSLKGWMASNANAKSFAEMHPNAQAYVNFLEEATGVPVTFISVGPGRDETVFK from the coding sequence GTGGAAGAACGAACATTCAGCAGGCCGGCGGCGTCTGCAACTGTCCTGGTCGGTACGCAGTTCGGCGACGAGGGCAAGGGCAAGCTGGTCGATTACCTCTCGGATCAATATGACATTGTAGTCCGCTACCAGGGCGGCGCAAACGCAGGCCACACCATCTGCTTCGATGGCAAAACCGTGGTGCTTCACCTCATCCCCTCGGGCATTTTCAACAAGGATTGCATCTGCGTGATCGGCAACGGCGTGGTGATCGATCCGAACGCGCTGATGGAGGAGATCCAGAAGGTCGAAGAGCTGGGCTACGACGTGAAAGGCCGTCTGTTCATCAGCCATAACGCGCACCTCATCATGCCGTACCACAAGCGGCTCGATTCGCTGAGCGAGTCCTGCCTCTCCGGCGATCAGAAGATCGGCACGACCGGTCGCGGTATCGGCCCCAGCTACGAGGACAAGTTCGCCCGCCACGGCATCCGGGTGGTCGATCTGCTCAATCCGAAGGTGCTCGAAGAGAAGCTGCGCGACAACATCGAGGCCAAGAACAAGCTGATCTGCAAGGTCTACGAAAAAGAGGAAATCGACGTCGACGCGATCATCGGCGAGTACGAGGCGTTCGACAAGGTGATCGATCCCTACGTGACCAACACGCAGCTCTACCTGAACCGCCAGATCAAGGCGGGCAAGACCGTGCTGCTCGAAGGCGCGCAGGGTTGCCTGCTCGACGTGGATCACGGCACCTACCCGTTCGTCACCTCTTCCAACCCGACCTCCGGCGGTGCGTGCACCGGCTCCGGCGTCGCGCCGAACCACATCGGCAAGGTGATCGGCGTCTGCAAGGCCTACATGACCCGCGTCGGCAACGGCGATTTCCCGACCGAGCTTGAGGACGAGACCGGCGAAAAGCTGGGCGAGATCGGCCACGAGTTCGGCGCAACGACCGGGCGCAAGCGCCGTTGCGGCTGGCTCGATCTTGTGGCGCTGCGCTACTCGCTCACCATCAGCGGCGTGACCGAGCTGGCGCTGACCAAGCTCGACGTGCTCGACACTTTCGAGGAGATCAAGGTGTGCACCTCCTACATGCTCGACGGCAAGGAGATTTTCGACTTCCCGACCGAGCACCAGACCCTCTGTCGCGTGCAGCCGGTTTACAAGAGCCTCAAGGGCTGGATGGCCTCGAACGCCAATGCGAAGAGCTTCGCTGAGATGCATCCAAACGCCCAGGCCTATGTCAACTTTCTCGAAGAGGCGACAGGTGTGCCGGTGACCTTTATCTCTGTAGGCCCCGGTCGCGACGAGACGGTGTTCAAATAA
- a CDS encoding MTH1187 family thiamine-binding protein: MALLDITVIPLGAGGSGLSAWVAGLERLLEESGLSFRLNDMGTIVEGSADELFEIGRKLHEHCFGAEVARVYTVIKIDDRRDKQVAIGDKVASVEARKAAPDK, translated from the coding sequence ATGGCTCTCCTCGACATTACGGTGATTCCTCTCGGTGCTGGTGGCAGCGGACTGAGCGCCTGGGTTGCCGGGCTTGAAAGGCTGCTCGAAGAGAGCGGCCTTTCGTTCAGGCTGAACGACATGGGCACGATCGTCGAAGGTTCGGCGGATGAACTGTTCGAGATTGGCCGAAAGCTGCACGAGCACTGCTTCGGCGCAGAGGTAGCGCGAGTCTACACCGTCATCAAGATCGACGACCGGCGCGACAAGCAAGTTGCCATCGGTGACAAGGTCGCTTCGGTCGAAGCCCGCAAAGCCGCGCCGGATAAATGA
- a CDS encoding vWA domain-containing protein codes for MKKQLISLLLASTVLPGNAILEAKTVTEAGRSEVQPIRDQSLKKTFAKYAQEYDNLRPIKGQCPSDYKLVQLALLLDTSNSMDGLINQAKSQLWRIVNEVSRMRKRGEPIRLQVALYEYGNNGLSPRTGYIRQVVPFTEDLDRLSEALFSLTTNGGSEYCGHVIGSSLNQLRWNTSHDGLKLIYIAGNEPFDQGDVSYEAACRWAAERDVAVNTIYCGDYYAGVQGLWKRGATLGGGSYFSIDSDRSTRGIVTPYDDDLMRLNSRINDTYVPYGAQGKELKARQSMQDRNAAAVSAPVAAERAASKGSSLYKASGWDLVDAIDNKKVTVEGLKKESLPEELKGKSDKEIGRYVQQKKEERENLKTQISALSKKRDAYVQQKEQESADSKSLGTVILENLRTQAARKNFSYK; via the coding sequence ATGAAAAAACAACTGATCTCACTGCTGCTGGCGTCCACGGTGCTTCCTGGCAACGCCATCCTCGAAGCGAAAACCGTAACCGAAGCCGGACGTTCCGAAGTGCAGCCAATTCGCGACCAATCGCTGAAAAAGACATTCGCGAAGTATGCGCAGGAGTATGACAACCTGAGGCCCATCAAGGGACAGTGCCCGTCGGACTACAAACTGGTGCAGCTTGCTCTCCTGCTCGATACCAGCAACAGCATGGATGGCCTGATCAACCAGGCAAAGAGCCAGCTCTGGCGTATTGTGAACGAGGTGTCGAGAATGCGCAAAAGGGGCGAGCCGATCCGGTTGCAGGTTGCGCTGTACGAGTACGGCAACAATGGCCTCTCTCCCCGAACCGGGTACATTCGTCAGGTTGTCCCGTTCACCGAGGATCTCGACCGGCTTTCCGAAGCGCTCTTTTCGCTGACAACCAACGGTGGTTCGGAGTATTGCGGCCATGTGATCGGCAGCAGCCTGAACCAGTTGAGATGGAACACTTCCCACGATGGTCTGAAACTGATTTACATCGCCGGCAATGAGCCTTTCGACCAGGGTGATGTCAGTTATGAAGCGGCATGCCGCTGGGCAGCCGAGCGCGATGTGGCGGTCAACACGATCTATTGCGGCGACTATTATGCCGGTGTTCAGGGCCTCTGGAAACGAGGCGCCACGCTTGGCGGCGGCAGCTACTTCTCCATCGACAGCGACCGCTCGACAAGAGGCATTGTGACCCCCTACGATGACGACCTCATGAGGCTCAACAGCAGAATCAACGACACCTACGTTCCTTACGGCGCACAAGGTAAAGAGCTGAAGGCTCGGCAGTCCATGCAGGATCGGAACGCCGCGGCAGTATCGGCACCGGTTGCGGCAGAGCGTGCGGCCTCGAAAGGTTCGTCGCTGTACAAGGCTTCCGGCTGGGATCTTGTCGATGCCATCGACAACAAGAAGGTGACGGTCGAGGGGCTCAAGAAAGAGAGCCTTCCCGAAGAGCTGAAAGGCAAATCCGATAAAGAGATCGGCAGGTATGTGCAGCAGAAAAAAGAGGAGCGCGAAAACCTGAAAACGCAGATCTCCGCTCTCAGCAAAAAGCGGGATGCCTATGTTCAGCAGAAAGAGCAGGAGAGCGCCGATTCAAAGAGCCTCGGAACGGTGATTCTCGAAAACCTGCGCACGCAGGCAGCGAGGAAGAATTTCAGCTATAAATAA
- the yihA gene encoding ribosome biogenesis GTP-binding protein YihA/YsxC has translation MNITSADFFCSYSSLNGLPSDGRPEIVFVGRSNVGKSSLLNSLCARKGLAKTSSTPGKTRLINYFLINENLYFVDLPGYGYAKVGHGERESWGKLLTDYVVKRDEIALVVLLVDARHPGMGSDREMMEFLDYCGRPFGIVLTKWDKLKQAEKSKARRTIESCASNARFIVNYSSLSGAGRDKLLERLDLFSQ, from the coding sequence ATGAATATCACCAGCGCTGATTTTTTCTGTAGTTATTCGAGCTTGAACGGCCTCCCGTCAGACGGTCGTCCGGAGATTGTTTTTGTGGGGCGGTCGAATGTGGGGAAGTCTTCGCTGCTGAATTCTCTTTGCGCCCGCAAGGGGCTGGCGAAGACCAGTTCGACGCCGGGGAAGACTCGCCTTATCAACTATTTCCTTATCAACGAGAACCTCTACTTCGTCGATCTGCCGGGGTATGGGTATGCCAAGGTCGGGCACGGCGAGCGGGAGAGCTGGGGGAAGTTGCTGACGGATTATGTGGTCAAGCGGGACGAAATCGCCCTTGTGGTTTTGCTCGTCGATGCGCGGCATCCGGGGATGGGCTCCGATCGGGAAATGATGGAGTTTCTCGACTATTGTGGTCGTCCGTTCGGCATCGTGCTCACCAAGTGGGACAAGCTCAAACAGGCCGAAAAGTCCAAGGCCCGGCGTACGATTGAAAGTTGTGCATCGAATGCCAGATTTATTGTAAATTACTCGTCTTTGTCGGGCGCGGGCCGGGACAAGCTTCTGGAGCGCCTCGATCTTTTTTCTCAGTAA
- the bchL gene encoding ferredoxin:protochlorophyllide reductase (ATP-dependent) iron-sulfur ATP-binding protein yields the protein MSLVLAVYGKGGIGKSTTSANISAALALKGAKVLQIGCDPKHDSTFPITGKLQKTVIEALEEVDFHHEELSPEDIVETGFAGIDGLEAGGPPAGSGCGGYVVGESVTLLQEMGLYDKYDVILFDVLGDVVCGGFSAPLNYADYAVIIATNDFDSIFAANRLCMAIQQKSVRYKVQLAGIVANRVDYTKGGGTNMLDQFAEQVGTRLLAKVPYHELIRKSRFAGKTLFAMDENEPELADCLAPYNEIAEQILSKTPIASVPKPIGDREIFDIVGGWQ from the coding sequence ATGAGTTTAGTATTGGCCGTTTACGGAAAAGGCGGGATCGGCAAGAGCACGACCAGCGCGAACATTTCGGCAGCGCTGGCGCTCAAGGGAGCCAAGGTGCTTCAGATCGGCTGCGACCCGAAGCACGACAGTACCTTCCCGATTACCGGAAAGCTCCAGAAAACCGTCATCGAGGCTCTTGAAGAGGTCGATTTCCACCACGAGGAGCTTTCGCCTGAAGACATCGTCGAAACCGGTTTCGCGGGCATCGACGGCCTCGAAGCGGGTGGCCCGCCAGCGGGCAGTGGCTGCGGCGGTTACGTCGTCGGCGAGTCGGTCACGCTGTTGCAGGAGATGGGGCTGTACGACAAGTACGACGTCATTCTTTTCGACGTGCTCGGTGACGTGGTGTGCGGCGGCTTCAGCGCCCCGCTGAACTACGCCGACTACGCGGTCATCATCGCCACCAACGACTTCGACAGCATCTTCGCGGCCAACCGACTCTGCATGGCCATTCAGCAGAAGAGCGTGCGCTACAAGGTACAGCTCGCAGGCATCGTGGCCAACCGCGTGGACTACACCAAAGGCGGCGGCACCAACATGCTCGACCAGTTCGCCGAACAGGTCGGTACGCGCCTGCTCGCCAAGGTTCCGTATCATGAGTTGATCCGCAAAAGCCGTTTTGCAGGCAAGACCCTGTTTGCAATGGACGAGAACGAGCCGGAGCTTGCCGACTGCCTCGCGCCATACAACGAGATTGCCGAGCAGATTCTCTCCAAAACGCCAATCGCCTCGGTACCGAAACCGATCGGTGACCGCGAAATCTTCGACATCGTCGGCGGCTGGCAGTAA